The Maylandia zebra isolate NMK-2024a linkage group LG7, Mzebra_GT3a, whole genome shotgun sequence genome contains a region encoding:
- the dennd11 gene encoding DENN domain-containing protein 11: MVEQSDRAPLLDWEEIPPPDPNQAAQPTPQPPREEDSAAEKSAPTDTAAGTGWSSSTTIDATTIIIPPGPTRNVTAAVVVKGDGSPGRTELSGHGWDRPQPLGTDRNAPFPGLSVKDQWEEKDQIVAVFVVTFDTRSGNMIEWCLPHDINLDGVEFKSMASGSHRITSDFIYFRKGGYFGLACFANMPVESELERGARMKSVGILSPSYTLLYRYMHFLENQVRHQLQCPGQYSPLEAFYEDKKAILPPTGNGLVTACPTWSVTNISRCMHPEMKITHPAGCMSQFIQFFGEQIMVLWKFALLRKRILIFSPPPVGVVCYRVYCCCCLANVSLPGIGVSVPELRPFFYINIADISALETELSYVACTTEKIFEEKKELYDVYIDNQNVKTHRSHLQQLLRLTAADKEKYRKLTEQRQLLLYSQEVGEDCTSNEEDLFILFFMELNNRIFQTLSEVAGSADPTLTGEHVRAMGLDPQGDRAFLADLLEVYGFDVTLVIDNLCCP; the protein is encoded by the exons atggTGGAACAGTCGGACCGAGCCCCGCTCCTGGACTGGGAGGAGATCCCACCGCCCGATCCGAACCAGGCGGCTCAACCTACGCCTCAGCCGCCGCGAGAAGAAGACTCCGCGGCGGAGAAAAGTGCGCCGACAGACACTGCGGCTGGTACTGGGTGGAGCAGCAGCACCACCATCGAcgccaccaccatcatcatcccCCCCGGTCCGACACGCAATGTgacagctgctgttgttgtcaAAGGGGACGGAAGCCCGGGCCGAACCGAGCTGTCCGGGCACGGCTGGGATCGCCCGCAGCCTCTCGGTACAGACCGTAACGCCCCTTTCCCCGGCCTCTCAGTGAAGGATCAGTGGGAGGAAAAAGACCAGATAGTGGCCGTGTTTGTGGTTACCTTTGATACAAGATCAG GGAATATGATAGAGTGGTGCCTGCCTCATGACATCAACTTGGATGGTGTTGAATTCAAGTCAATGGCCAGCGGTTCTCATCGGATCACCAGCGACTTCAT ATATTTCCGTAAGGGTGGCTACTTCGGTCTGGCATGTTTTGCGAACATGCCCGTGGAGAGTGAGCTGGAACGAGGAGCGAGAATGAAGTCTGTGGGAATTCTGTCTCCGTCCTACACTCTGCTCTACCGTTACATGCACTTCCTGGAGAACCAAGTCAG ACACCAGTTGCAGTGTCCTGGCCAGTATTCTCCACTAGAGGCCTTCTATGAGGATAAGAAGGCCATTCTTCCCCCTACAGGAAACGGACTAGTCACCGCCTGCCCGACCTGGAGTGTTACTAATATAAGCCGCTGCATGCACCCTGAAATGAAG ATCACCCACCCGGCTGGCTGCATGTCCCAGTTCATCCAGTTTTTCGGGGAGCAAATAATGGTGCTGTGGAAGTTCGCGCTGCTTCGGAAGCGCATACTCATCTTCTCGCCTCCACCTGTAGGAGTTGTCTGCTACAGGG TGTATTGCTGTTGCTGCCTGGCCAACGTTTCATTACCTGGCATTGGAGTTTCTGTGCCTGAATTACGGCCTTTCTTCTACATCAACATAGCCGACATCTCTGCCCTGGAAACAGAGCTGTCATACGTGGCCT GCACCACGGAGAAGATCTTTGAGGAGAAAAAGGAGCTGTATGACGTCTATATCGATAACCAGAATGTGAAAACTCACAGGAGCCATTTGCAGCAGCTGCTCAGGCTGACCGCAGCAGACAAGGAGAAATACAGGAAGCTGACTGAGCAGAG gcAACTGCTGCTGTACTCTCAGGAGGTGGGTGAAGACTGCACATCAAATGAAGAGGATCTTTTCATCCT GTTCTTTATGGAGCTTAATAACCGCATCTTCCAGACCCTGTCAGAGGTAGCAGGAAGCGCCGACCCCACTCTCACCGGTGAGCACGTGAGGGCCATGGGGCTGGATCCCCAGGGAGATCGAGCCTTCCTTGCCGACCTGCTGGAGGTTTATGGTTTCGATGTAACGCTGGTCATAGACAACCTCTGCTGCCCCTGA
- the wee2 gene encoding wee1-like protein kinase 2 isoform X1 — protein sequence MLYVKVFLQLPQLNQSEGSMTETGGVIYLNRKSCICGAKFKRFGVDGHLFAPSMATLFDGISQQLDFSSCGEESSSSSSSGDNSDDSTSRVYSPTSACRTPGAQRHFSRSNSLCSPQHCTSPIPYASWRKLRLCDSPSTPKSLLSKASQPYSSLKISRQQRTLRFASAAANLITAPLVNVNPFTPDPVRRNSEQPWRNSCRSDDDDDFGRRFKHSLTSSEEDDDAFLPPKRRAVQAFMLSRYESEFLELECIGVGEFGAVYKCVKRLDGCLYAIKRSRRPLAGSANEQLALKEVYAHAVLGHHPHVVRYYSAWAEDDHMIIQNEYCDGGSLNGAIVKREAKGELFTEAELKDLLLQVSVGLKYIHGSGLVHLDIKPSNIFICHRPSAIVTGESEEEEDGNPSTRIIYKIGDLGHVTSATSPQVEEGDSRFLASEVLHEDYSHLPKADIFALGLTVLLAAGASPLPLNGDQWHSLREGCLPKLPQELSPPFRCLLQLLLEPDPTRRPSARELCKHTVLREKRTERLAAQLRRELTVERFRTAMLEKELQEARQAALSPKQNHLQGHRPPVKMGSLPKPGRRLVGRKTARSMSFDCPGYEV from the exons ATGCTTTACGTCAAGGTGTTTCTTCAATTACCACAACTCAACCAATCAGAGGGTTCGATGACTGAAACCGGTGGCGTCATTTATTTAAACAGGAAGTCATGCATATGTGGCGCGAAATTCAAGCGTTTTGGCGTGGatggtcatttgttt GCCCCAAGCATGGCTACTTTATTTGATGGAATCAGCCAGCAGCTAGATTTTTCTAGCTGTGGAgaagagagcagcagcagcagcagcagcggtgaCAACTCTGATGACAGCACCTCCAGAGTCTACAGTCCCACCTCTGCCTGCAGGACCCCCGGAGCGCAACGTCACTTCAGTAGAAGCAACTCTTTATGTTCCCCTCAGCACTGTACCAGCCCCATACCTTACGCCTCCTGGAGGAAGCTGAGACTGTGTGACTCTCCCAGCACACCCAAG AGTTTGCTATCAAAGGCCTCCCAGCCTTACTCCAGTCTTAAGATAAGTCGTCAACAGCGAACTCTGCGTTTTGCATCAGCTGCCGCAAACCTAATCACAGCACCTCTCGTCAACGTGAATCCTTTCACCCCAGACCCGGTGCGCAGGAACAGCGAGCAACCGTGGAGGAACAGTTGTAGAagtgacgatgatgatgactTTGGCCGCAG GTTTAAACACAGCCTAACATCATCTGAAGAGGATGATGACGCCTTTCTCCCACCAAAG AGACGAGCTGTCCAAGCCTTTATGCTGTCACGCTATGAGAGCGAATTCCTGGAGCTAGAGTGCATTGGTGTGGGTGAGTTTGGTGCAGTTTATAAGTGTGTGAAGAGGCTGGATGGTTGCTTGTACGCCATCAAGCGCTCCAGACGACCCCTGGCAGGCTCTGCCAATGA GCAGCTGGCCCTAAAGGAAGTGTATGCACATGCTGTGCTTGGGCACCACCCACATGTTGTCCGATATTACTCAGCATGGGCTGAGGATGATCACATGATTATTCAGAATGAATACTGTGACG GTGGAAGTCTTAATGGCGCTATTGTAAAGAGGGAGGCAAAGGGAGAGCTGTTCACAGAGGCAGAGTTGAAAGATCTGCTTCTGCAAGTGTCTGTGGGTCTAAAATACATCCACGGCTCAGGCCTCGTTCACTTGGACATCAAACCAA gtaATATATTCATTTGCCACCGCCCCAGCGCAATTGTGACGGGTGagagtgaagaggaagaagatggaAACCCTTCAACCAGAATCATTTACAAAATCG GTGATCTGGGTCACGTGACATCAGCCACCAGTCCTCAAGTTGAGGAGGGGGACAGCCGCTTTCTGGCCAGTGAAGTCCTGCATGAG GATTACAGTCACCTCCCCAAGGCGGACATATTTGCCCTGGGCCTCACGGTGCTGCTGGCTGCCGGGGCTTCTCCTCTGCCGCTAAATGGAGATCAGTGGCACAGTCTTAGAGAGGGGTGTCTCCCCAAGCTGCCACAGGAGCTCTCGCCTCCCTTTAGATGTTTACTTCAG TTGTTGCTGGAACCAGACCCAACAAGGCGGCCATCTGCTAGGGAGCTTTGCAAGCACACAGTCTTGAGGGAGAAGAGGACTGAGAGGCTGGCTGCTCAGCTGCGAAGAGAGTTGACTGTAGAGAGGTTCAGGACCGCCATGCTTGAGAA AGAACTCCAGGAGGCCCGTCAGGCAGCTTTGTCACCCAAGCAGAACCACCTACAGGGGCACAGACCACCTGTCAAGATGGGCTCCCTCCCCAAACCAGGGAGGAGGCTTGTTGGTAGAAAGACTGCAAGATCCATGAGCTTTGATTGCCCAGGTTATGAAGTCTGA
- the bida gene encoding BH3 interacting domain death agonist, with protein sequence MDLSTTRVTASELIFAFLQEGHESASYMKELHSLGEQYKFSWDINSNGHDARNLDNGELETDGYHPSNIGVSMQDLHPIVDLQIRGNHEQAAAVLEVARALGEIAAQFEDRIVTEATRNLSNNISTSPLQKWKDYLAFEVERVMMRWVGPDLPRERVIIALALTLVKRVCVQTPQRLRNLFHTALQYINTAWAL encoded by the exons ATGGACCTCTCGACTACTCGGGTTACGGCGAGTGAGCTCATTTTCGCCTTCCTTCAAGAGGGCCATGAAAGCGCAAGCTACATGAAGGAGCTTCACTCGCTAGGCGAACAGTACAAGTTTTCTTGGGACATCAACAGCAACGGGCACGACGCACGTAACCTGGATAATGGAGAGCTTGAAACTGATGGTTATCATCCAAGCAACATCGGAGTCTCTATGCAGGATCTTCACCCCATAGTGGATCTACAGATCCGGG GAAATCATGAACAGGCTGCAGCTGTTCTTGAGGTTGCACGAGCATTGGGAGAAATCGCTGCTCAGTTTGAAGACAGAATTGTTACTGAAGCTACCAGGAACCTGAGCAACAACATATCAACCTCCCCTCTTCAA AAATGGAAGGATTACCTTGCCTTTGAGGTAGAGAGGGTGATGATGCGTTGGGTAGGTCCTGACCTACCCCGGGAGAGAGTCATCATAGCCCTTGCACTTACACTGGTGAAGAGGGTGTGTGTGCAGACCCCACAGAGGTTGAGAAACCTTTTCCACACCGCCCTGCAGTACATCAACACTGCATGGGCTCTGTGA
- the agk gene encoding acylglycerol kinase, mitochondrial: protein MARVVKVFRTLRNHWKKSTFAVCVLSYGGYWLYGKHCDSVLRREACLLAREYGQQQIAPQERIRKATVILNPAACNGKANNLFEKNAAPILHLAGVQITVVKTDYEGQAKKLIELMEETDMLIVAGGDGTLQEVITGLLRRPDQDVFSKTPIGFIPLGSHNSLSPSLHLLSDNKVKDITSAALSILKGETVPLDVLQIKGEKEQPVFALMGLRWGAFRDVASKISKYWYLGPLKTNAAHWFSTLREWPLVRDVSVSYLAPTLRPPDLPPVKAPRPNLIHRIIHRLKNYWNPPAEELPKVEEPEKWEEQQLSTLELFIQTHNKNPVERRINDSLRISAEPHNLTVGEFITAGNKKAADPTVFTENATELEAGACWLQLPEGASGFYNIDNEEYEAMPVEVRLLPRKLRFFISAERREQLLSQIQ from the exons ATGGCTCGAGTCGTGAAAGTGTTTCGGACTTTGCGAAATCATTGGAAGAAAAGCAcatttgctgtgtgtgtcttGTCCTACGGTGGATACTGGCTGTATGGAAAACACTG TGACAGCGTCCTGCGCAGAGAGGCGTGTCTATTAGCCAGG GAATATGGACAGCAGCAGATAGCACCACAGGAGCGAATCAGGAAAGCAACTGTGATTTTGAACCCTGCAGCTTGCAACGG gaaagccaaCAACCTATTTGAAAAGAATGCTGCTCCTATTTTACACCTGGCTGGTGTGCAGATTACAGTAGTCAAG ACAGACTATGAAGGTCAGGCTAAAAAACTGATCGAGTTAATGGAAGAAACAGACATGCTGATCGTGGCTGGAGGAGATGGCACGTTGCAGGAAGTGATCACAGGTTTACTGAGAAGGCCAGACCAA GACGTCTTCAGTAAGACACCAATTGGATTCATTCCACTAGGCTCCCATAATTCCCTCAGTCCAAGTCttcatctcctcagtgacaacaaggTCAA GGACATCACATCAGCGGCACTGTCAATACTGAAGGGAGAAACTGTACCGCTGGATGTGCTCCAAATCAAA GGAGAGAAAGAGCAGCCAGTCTTTGCTCTGATGGGACTGCGTTGGGGGGCTTTTAGAGATGTGGCTTCAAAAATCAGCAA ATATTGGTACCTCGGACCGCTGAAGACAAATGCGGCGCATTGGTTTAGCACTCTGAGG GAGTGGCCTCTGGTCCGGGATGTCTCTGTGTCCTATTTGGCTCCCACGCTCCGGCCCCCCGACCTGCCCCCTGTGAAGGCCCCCAGGCCGAATCTGATCCACCGCATCATCCACAGGCTGAAGAACTACTGGAACCCACCAGCTGAAG AGCTTCCAAAAGTGGAAGAGCCAGAGAAGtgggaggagcagcagctgtcaACGCTAGAGCTCTTTattcaaacacacaacaaaaaccCAGTGGAGAGG cGCATCAATGACTCCCTCAGGATCAGTGCAGAGCCTCACAACTTGACCGTGGGCGAGTTCATTACTGCAGG CAATAAAAAAGCAGCAGACCCGACTGTATTCACTGAAAATGCCACAGAATTGGAGGCTGGTGCTTGCTGGCTGCAGCTGCCAGAG GGCGCCTCTGGCTTCTACAACATCGACAATGAGGAGTATGAGGCGATGCCTGTGGAGGTAAGGCTGTTGCCACGGAAACTCCGTTTCTTCATCAGTGCCGAGCGCAGAGAGCAGCTCCTCTCACAGATCCAGTGA
- the wee2 gene encoding wee1-like protein kinase 2 isoform X2: protein MATLFDGISQQLDFSSCGEESSSSSSSGDNSDDSTSRVYSPTSACRTPGAQRHFSRSNSLCSPQHCTSPIPYASWRKLRLCDSPSTPKSLLSKASQPYSSLKISRQQRTLRFASAAANLITAPLVNVNPFTPDPVRRNSEQPWRNSCRSDDDDDFGRRFKHSLTSSEEDDDAFLPPKRRAVQAFMLSRYESEFLELECIGVGEFGAVYKCVKRLDGCLYAIKRSRRPLAGSANEQLALKEVYAHAVLGHHPHVVRYYSAWAEDDHMIIQNEYCDGGSLNGAIVKREAKGELFTEAELKDLLLQVSVGLKYIHGSGLVHLDIKPSNIFICHRPSAIVTGESEEEEDGNPSTRIIYKIGDLGHVTSATSPQVEEGDSRFLASEVLHEDYSHLPKADIFALGLTVLLAAGASPLPLNGDQWHSLREGCLPKLPQELSPPFRCLLQLLLEPDPTRRPSARELCKHTVLREKRTERLAAQLRRELTVERFRTAMLEKELQEARQAALSPKQNHLQGHRPPVKMGSLPKPGRRLVGRKTARSMSFDCPGYEV from the exons ATGGCTACTTTATTTGATGGAATCAGCCAGCAGCTAGATTTTTCTAGCTGTGGAgaagagagcagcagcagcagcagcagcggtgaCAACTCTGATGACAGCACCTCCAGAGTCTACAGTCCCACCTCTGCCTGCAGGACCCCCGGAGCGCAACGTCACTTCAGTAGAAGCAACTCTTTATGTTCCCCTCAGCACTGTACCAGCCCCATACCTTACGCCTCCTGGAGGAAGCTGAGACTGTGTGACTCTCCCAGCACACCCAAG AGTTTGCTATCAAAGGCCTCCCAGCCTTACTCCAGTCTTAAGATAAGTCGTCAACAGCGAACTCTGCGTTTTGCATCAGCTGCCGCAAACCTAATCACAGCACCTCTCGTCAACGTGAATCCTTTCACCCCAGACCCGGTGCGCAGGAACAGCGAGCAACCGTGGAGGAACAGTTGTAGAagtgacgatgatgatgactTTGGCCGCAG GTTTAAACACAGCCTAACATCATCTGAAGAGGATGATGACGCCTTTCTCCCACCAAAG AGACGAGCTGTCCAAGCCTTTATGCTGTCACGCTATGAGAGCGAATTCCTGGAGCTAGAGTGCATTGGTGTGGGTGAGTTTGGTGCAGTTTATAAGTGTGTGAAGAGGCTGGATGGTTGCTTGTACGCCATCAAGCGCTCCAGACGACCCCTGGCAGGCTCTGCCAATGA GCAGCTGGCCCTAAAGGAAGTGTATGCACATGCTGTGCTTGGGCACCACCCACATGTTGTCCGATATTACTCAGCATGGGCTGAGGATGATCACATGATTATTCAGAATGAATACTGTGACG GTGGAAGTCTTAATGGCGCTATTGTAAAGAGGGAGGCAAAGGGAGAGCTGTTCACAGAGGCAGAGTTGAAAGATCTGCTTCTGCAAGTGTCTGTGGGTCTAAAATACATCCACGGCTCAGGCCTCGTTCACTTGGACATCAAACCAA gtaATATATTCATTTGCCACCGCCCCAGCGCAATTGTGACGGGTGagagtgaagaggaagaagatggaAACCCTTCAACCAGAATCATTTACAAAATCG GTGATCTGGGTCACGTGACATCAGCCACCAGTCCTCAAGTTGAGGAGGGGGACAGCCGCTTTCTGGCCAGTGAAGTCCTGCATGAG GATTACAGTCACCTCCCCAAGGCGGACATATTTGCCCTGGGCCTCACGGTGCTGCTGGCTGCCGGGGCTTCTCCTCTGCCGCTAAATGGAGATCAGTGGCACAGTCTTAGAGAGGGGTGTCTCCCCAAGCTGCCACAGGAGCTCTCGCCTCCCTTTAGATGTTTACTTCAG TTGTTGCTGGAACCAGACCCAACAAGGCGGCCATCTGCTAGGGAGCTTTGCAAGCACACAGTCTTGAGGGAGAAGAGGACTGAGAGGCTGGCTGCTCAGCTGCGAAGAGAGTTGACTGTAGAGAGGTTCAGGACCGCCATGCTTGAGAA AGAACTCCAGGAGGCCCGTCAGGCAGCTTTGTCACCCAAGCAGAACCACCTACAGGGGCACAGACCACCTGTCAAGATGGGCTCCCTCCCCAAACCAGGGAGGAGGCTTGTTGGTAGAAAGACTGCAAGATCCATGAGCTTTGATTGCCCAGGTTATGAAGTCTGA